In Bacteroides cellulosilyticus, the genomic stretch GGTAAATCAACTCTGCTCCGCACTTTGGCTGCTTCGCAACCGGCCTTGTCAGGAGAATTATTTGTACAGGAAAAGCCATTGTCTGCCTATTCCGAAAAAGAACGTTCACGTACCATCGGAGTAGTACTAACAGACAAGACACAAGCAGGCGGACTGACTGTATATGAGTTAGTAGCTCTGGGACGACAACCTCATACGGGGTTCTTCGGCAGATTGAACAAAACGGATCACTCCATCATTGAAGAGGCTCTGGAAGCTGTAAGCATCAGTCATAAAGCCCACAGTTATACTGCAGAGCTATCAGATGGTGAACGACAGAAGGTCATGATTGCCAAAGCATTGGTACAGGAATGTCCGCTCATTCTGCTGGATGAACCGACAGCTTTCCTGGATGTAGTGAGTCGCATCGAAATTATGACTTTGCTTCATCGCCTGGCAGTGGAACAAAAGAAAGCGATCCTGCTTTCCACCCATGACATAGAGCAGGCATTGGTACTGGCAGATAAACTTTGGTTACTTTCAAAAGAAAACGGACTGCAATGTGGAGTAACGGAAGATATGATTCTAAGTCACCGGATGGACAGTTTGTTTTCCCGCAACGATATCCGGTTTGATTATGCACACGGGGTATATTATCCCAAAGTGGATAGTCACCGCTGTATCATTGTGGAAGCCAATGATGAAGTATTGCTGCACTGGACAACAAATGCACTCAACCGTCATGGCTATGCTTGTTCTCCTGATTCTGTGGCAGAAACAGGTAGTTTACCACGATTACAGGTGTTGTCTTCCGAAGATTTCAGACTGCACAAGGAAAAGGAATACACATTCAGTTCTTTCGAGCAGCTACTTGCCAATGTGTGACAAGAAAGAAGCAAACATCTGCCAATTTACGAAAAGCATCATTTTTCTTCTTCGTTTGCGTCACTCTCTGAAAATTAATCGTAGCTTTGCAGTAACTATTTAATTGAAATGCAGTTATGATGCAACAAGACAAATACATTCGCTTTGATTGGGCCGTGAAAAGACTTTTGCGACAAAAAGCCAATTTCGATGTACTGGAAGGCTTCCTCACCGTGCTATTAGGCGAAAAAGTAAAGATACTGGAACTACTGGAAAGCGAGAGTAACCAACAAACGATAGATGATAAATTCAACCGTGTGGACATCAAAGCCAGAAATAGCAAAGATGAAATTATCATCGTAGAAATACAAAACACACGCGAACTTTACTATCTGGAACGCATCTTATACGGAGTGGCGAAAGCCATCACCGAGCATATCTCTTTGGGTGAACGCTATTATGAAGTGAAAAAGATTTATTCTATCAGCATCTTATATTTCGACATCGGCAAAGGAGAAGATTATCTATACCACGGCCAGAATATCTTCGTTGGTGTACATACAGGTGATTGCCTGGAAGTTACCACCAAGGAGAAAAATGCCATCGTACATAAACTTCCCGCCGAGATATTTCCCGAATATTTCCTGATCCGGGTGAATGAATTCAATAAAGCGGCCGTTACCCCATTGGAAGAATGGATAGAGTATTTGAAGACAGGCTGCATCCACCCCGACACGAAAACACCGGGACTGGAAGAAGCACGCCGAAAGTTGATTTATTACAATATGTCTCAGGCAGAGCAACATGCTTATGATGAGCATTTGAGTGCCATCATGATACAGAATGATGTACTGGATGGAGCAAAACTGGAAGGATTCATTGAAGGTAAAAAGGACATGGCCCGGAGCCTGAAAAAATTAGGTGTTCCTATAGAGACCATCATACAAAGCTCCGGTTTGTCCAAAGAAGAAATAGAAGCACTGTGAGTCATTCTTTCCGTTCAATCGGATTTATAATCCGATTGATTGAGTATAAGGATTTGTAATCCGCCCATATATAGTAATCCCGATATACTTAGTTGAGTCTGAAGAGGTATTTTTGTACTGACGATATTTAAGTACAAACTCACTGATTTCAGTTAATGTATTCACTACTGATTATCAAAAGATTACAAAATACCAATTCTTTGTCTACAAGAAGTTAGGAGTCTGTCAACAAGGAGTTAACTTCCTGTTGACAGACTCCTAACTTCTTGTAGACAGGCAGAGGGAGTGTTTTTCTATTCTTTTACAAAAAGATGAGAAGAAGAAAATAATCTGCCAAACACTTGACATCGCCTTTTGGATATTGTATATTTGCAACGTTATAATCTATACAGATTTCACTTTTAACTTAGCATAAACGGAGAGGCATTCGCCCCTCCGTTTTTTTTGCTCCTGCGCTTCATTGCATGAAACGACACGCTTATAGCTGCAACACCTTACGCACCTATCTGCATCAGCCGTTACTGGTACAAGCGTCAGCTCTCACTTGTACAAGTGCAACACCACACTTCACTGTCTATGATGCCACACCTT encodes the following:
- a CDS encoding ABC transporter ATP-binding protein encodes the protein MEKAVITANDLCIGYRQGKQEKRIHEHLSFRLYPGELTCLLGANGTGKSTLLRTLAASQPALSGELFVQEKPLSAYSEKERSRTIGVVLTDKTQAGGLTVYELVALGRQPHTGFFGRLNKTDHSIIEEALEAVSISHKAHSYTAELSDGERQKVMIAKALVQECPLILLDEPTAFLDVVSRIEIMTLLHRLAVEQKKAILLSTHDIEQALVLADKLWLLSKENGLQCGVTEDMILSHRMDSLFSRNDIRFDYAHGVYYPKVDSHRCIIVEANDEVLLHWTTNALNRHGYACSPDSVAETGSLPRLQVLSSEDFRLHKEKEYTFSSFEQLLANV
- a CDS encoding Rpn family recombination-promoting nuclease/putative transposase, producing the protein MMQQDKYIRFDWAVKRLLRQKANFDVLEGFLTVLLGEKVKILELLESESNQQTIDDKFNRVDIKARNSKDEIIIVEIQNTRELYYLERILYGVAKAITEHISLGERYYEVKKIYSISILYFDIGKGEDYLYHGQNIFVGVHTGDCLEVTTKEKNAIVHKLPAEIFPEYFLIRVNEFNKAAVTPLEEWIEYLKTGCIHPDTKTPGLEEARRKLIYYNMSQAEQHAYDEHLSAIMIQNDVLDGAKLEGFIEGKKDMARSLKKLGVPIETIIQSSGLSKEEIEAL